Proteins from a genomic interval of Arthrobacter sp. CAN_C5:
- a CDS encoding TetR/AcrR family transcriptional regulator: MGHAPSTVHRLIDAYQDILVSDGERSATLDAIAQRAGVSKGGLTYHFKSKDELASALFERLQALVEADLEVMRADPGQAATYYVKSSLDVESPLERCNMAVTRLAQGSYPEANELLARCRTQWFDVLMDAVGHEDMVHLVMLLGDGIYFNASLTGTGAMPEETDPATIDRIIGLIGTIDY, from the coding sequence ATGGGTCACGCTCCGAGCACTGTTCACCGCCTGATTGACGCCTACCAGGACATTCTGGTGTCCGACGGCGAACGCAGCGCCACGCTCGACGCCATCGCGCAGCGGGCCGGAGTCTCCAAAGGCGGTCTCACCTACCACTTCAAGTCCAAGGACGAACTGGCGTCCGCGCTGTTCGAGCGGCTGCAGGCGCTGGTGGAGGCGGACCTCGAGGTGATGCGGGCCGATCCCGGGCAAGCGGCCACCTACTACGTGAAAAGCTCCCTCGACGTCGAGAGTCCGTTGGAAAGGTGCAACATGGCTGTCACCCGGCTGGCGCAGGGATCCTATCCGGAGGCCAACGAACTGCTCGCCAGGTGCCGGACCCAGTGGTTTGACGTGCTCATGGACGCGGTCGGACATGAGGACATGGTCCACCTGGTGATGCTGCTCGGCGACGGGATCTACTTCAACGCCTCGCTCACCGGGACGGGGGCCATGCCGGAGGAGACCGATCCGGCCACCATCGACCGGATCATTGGCCTGATCGGGACCATCGATTACTGA
- a CDS encoding APC family permease: MSHATVGKDAPGAPSGEGKGLATGTLGVWGSVVIGLASTAPVYSLAASLGFVVLAVGAQAPIAFILAFIPMLFIAFAYRELNREIPDCGTSFTWATKAFGPWVGWMAGWGVAVAGIIVLANLAQIAGIYLWLLIGDGSLADNTLLVTATGVFFIASMTYVSYRGVEIGAKLQNVLLGIQYLALGLFVVFALIGIANGTAENATAPSLDWFNPFAFESVEGFTEAVLLALFIYWGWDACLALNEETRDARRIPGRAALISTVLLLITYVGVTVAAMMYAGVGEEGSGLGNEVNAEDVFFALKDAVLGPAAWLLVVAVLVSAVSSTQTTILPTARGTLSMAVYRALPHRFSTVHHRFKTPSFSTLVMGVAAIGFYVVMTLVSENILADSILSLGLAIAFYYAITGYACVWYFRRELFNSRHNFFFRFLLPLLGALMLTAAFIKSAIDMADVDYGYSVLLGVGGTFVVGIGSLALGLVLMILWRTRSGSLPFFRGKSLNADTPVLVPDSPDTYRRSVDGGLA, from the coding sequence ATGAGTCACGCAACAGTTGGGAAGGACGCCCCCGGCGCGCCGTCGGGCGAGGGAAAGGGACTTGCCACCGGCACGCTCGGCGTCTGGGGCTCGGTGGTGATCGGCCTGGCATCGACGGCCCCGGTGTATTCGCTGGCGGCCTCGCTTGGTTTCGTGGTCCTTGCGGTCGGGGCGCAGGCACCCATCGCCTTCATTCTGGCGTTCATCCCCATGCTGTTCATCGCCTTCGCCTACCGCGAGCTCAACCGGGAGATCCCTGATTGCGGCACGTCTTTCACCTGGGCCACCAAGGCTTTTGGCCCCTGGGTCGGCTGGATGGCTGGCTGGGGAGTGGCTGTTGCCGGGATCATCGTTCTGGCCAATCTCGCCCAGATCGCCGGGATCTACCTGTGGCTGCTGATCGGCGACGGGTCCCTCGCTGACAACACCCTTCTCGTGACCGCGACCGGAGTCTTCTTCATCGCCTCGATGACGTACGTCAGCTACCGCGGCGTTGAAATCGGCGCGAAGCTGCAGAACGTACTCCTGGGCATCCAGTACCTGGCATTGGGTTTGTTCGTGGTGTTCGCTCTGATCGGCATCGCCAACGGCACGGCCGAAAACGCCACCGCGCCCTCGCTGGACTGGTTCAACCCGTTCGCCTTCGAAAGCGTTGAAGGGTTCACCGAGGCGGTGCTGCTCGCCCTGTTCATCTACTGGGGCTGGGACGCCTGCCTGGCCCTGAACGAGGAAACCCGCGATGCCCGCCGGATCCCCGGCCGGGCTGCACTGATCTCCACGGTACTGCTCCTCATCACCTACGTGGGGGTAACCGTCGCTGCGATGATGTACGCCGGGGTGGGCGAGGAGGGATCCGGGCTCGGGAACGAGGTCAACGCCGAGGACGTGTTCTTCGCCCTCAAGGACGCAGTGCTGGGCCCTGCCGCCTGGTTGCTGGTGGTGGCCGTACTCGTCTCAGCGGTTTCCTCCACGCAGACCACCATCCTGCCCACCGCCCGGGGCACCCTGTCCATGGCCGTCTACCGGGCACTCCCGCACCGGTTCAGCACCGTGCACCACCGCTTCAAGACCCCCTCCTTCTCCACCCTGGTGATGGGGGTGGCCGCGATCGGGTTCTACGTGGTGATGACCCTGGTCAGCGAGAATATCCTGGCGGACTCGATCCTGTCCCTGGGACTCGCCATCGCGTTCTACTACGCCATCACCGGGTATGCCTGCGTCTGGTACTTCCGCCGGGAGCTTTTCAACTCACGGCACAACTTCTTCTTCCGGTTCCTGCTTCCCCTGCTGGGTGCGCTGATGCTCACCGCCGCCTTCATCAAGTCGGCAATCGACATGGCCGACGTCGACTACGGGTACAGCGTGCTGCTCGGCGTCGGCGGCACCTTCGTGGTGGGCATCGGCTCCCTCGCCCTGGGGCTGGTACTGATGATTCTCTGGCGGACCCGCTCCGGGTCACTGCCCTTCTTCCGGGGGAAGAGCCTAAACGCCGACACCCCCGTGCTCGTCCCCGATTCCCCCGATACCTACCGACGCTCAGTTGATGGAGGCTTGGCCTAA
- a CDS encoding SDR family oxidoreductase, producing the protein MTELPVALITGASRGIGLAIARELAPTHHLLLGGRDADALQDLAREFPSAEPFAAELTELTPDAVEGITSLDVLVHSAGVLQMGQVAELTPEQWRKSFEVNVFAVANLTRLLLPALRAAKGQVIAINSGSGYASGDGSALYSGTKFALRALTDALRQEERGNGVRVSSIHPGRVATDMQQELHTFEGKPYRPEEWIQPDQVAKAVRLAVDASRDSTIESLNIRPSGMV; encoded by the coding sequence ATGACTGAACTGCCTGTAGCCCTGATCACCGGCGCCTCGCGGGGCATCGGCCTCGCCATCGCCCGCGAGCTCGCGCCTACCCACCATCTGCTCCTCGGCGGTCGCGACGCCGATGCCCTGCAGGACCTGGCCCGCGAGTTCCCCTCCGCCGAGCCGTTCGCCGCCGAACTCACCGAGCTCACCCCCGACGCTGTCGAAGGCATCACCAGCCTCGATGTGCTCGTCCACTCAGCGGGTGTGCTGCAGATGGGACAGGTGGCCGAGCTGACCCCCGAGCAGTGGCGGAAAAGTTTCGAGGTCAACGTGTTCGCTGTGGCGAATCTGACCCGGCTGCTGCTTCCCGCACTCCGGGCCGCCAAGGGGCAGGTCATCGCGATCAACTCGGGTTCCGGATATGCCTCCGGCGACGGCTCCGCCCTGTACAGCGGCACGAAGTTCGCGTTGCGCGCCCTCACCGATGCCCTCCGGCAGGAGGAACGCGGCAACGGGGTGCGGGTCAGCTCCATCCATCCCGGCCGGGTGGCCACTGACATGCAGCAGGAACTGCACACCTTCGAGGGCAAGCCCTACCGGCCCGAGGAATGGATCCAGCCCGACCAGGTGGCCAAGGCCGTCCGTCTCGCGGTCGACGCGTCCCGGGACTCCACCATCGAGTCACTGAATATCCGCCCCTCCGGGATGGTCTGA
- a CDS encoding saccharopine dehydrogenase family protein, whose product MRILIVGAGGVGSAAARIAVRRSFFDLLVVADYDPARPQALVDALDDDRLVATQVDASSAEAVAAVVKEHRITHVLNAVDPRFVMPIFNGCFAAGATYLDMAMSLSVRHPEEPFAKTGVMLGDEQFALAQEWEDAGRLALVGMGVEPGLSDVFARYAEDELFTSIDELGVRDGANLVVAGADGEPAFAPSFSIWTTIEECLNPPVVFERETGWYTTEPFSDPEVFRFPEGIGEVECVNVEHEEVILMPRWTKARKVTFKYGLGDEFIDVLKTLHKLGLDSTEPLTVKGVSVSPRDVVAAALPDPASLGERMTGKTCAGLYVTGTGKDGKPRAVYLYHVVDNEWSMAEYASQAVVWQTAVNPVIALELLANGTWQGTGVLGPEAFDSRPFLDLLAADTPVGYGSPWGLEER is encoded by the coding sequence ATGCGCATTCTCATTGTTGGTGCCGGAGGTGTTGGATCCGCCGCTGCGCGGATCGCCGTCCGGCGCTCGTTCTTCGACCTGCTGGTGGTGGCCGACTACGACCCCGCCCGGCCACAGGCCCTGGTGGATGCACTCGATGATGACCGGCTGGTGGCCACGCAGGTGGATGCGTCGTCGGCCGAGGCGGTTGCCGCCGTCGTGAAGGAACACCGGATCACCCACGTCCTCAACGCCGTCGACCCCCGGTTTGTGATGCCCATCTTCAACGGCTGCTTCGCGGCGGGCGCCACCTACCTGGATATGGCGATGAGCCTGTCCGTCAGGCACCCGGAGGAGCCATTCGCCAAGACCGGGGTGATGCTCGGCGACGAGCAGTTCGCGCTGGCACAGGAGTGGGAGGACGCCGGTCGGCTGGCCCTGGTGGGCATGGGCGTGGAGCCGGGCCTGTCCGATGTCTTCGCCCGCTACGCGGAGGACGAGCTGTTCACCTCGATCGACGAGCTGGGGGTGCGCGACGGCGCCAACCTCGTCGTGGCGGGGGCCGACGGCGAACCGGCCTTCGCGCCGTCGTTCTCCATCTGGACCACCATCGAGGAGTGCCTGAACCCGCCGGTCGTCTTTGAGCGCGAGACCGGCTGGTACACCACCGAACCGTTCAGCGACCCCGAGGTCTTCCGGTTCCCCGAAGGAATCGGCGAAGTAGAGTGCGTAAACGTGGAACACGAGGAGGTCATCCTGATGCCGCGCTGGACCAAGGCGCGCAAGGTCACGTTCAAGTACGGCCTCGGCGACGAGTTCATCGACGTGCTCAAAACCCTTCACAAGCTGGGTCTGGACTCCACCGAGCCTCTGACGGTGAAGGGGGTATCGGTGTCACCCCGCGACGTCGTTGCGGCGGCCCTCCCCGATCCCGCCTCCCTGGGCGAGAGGATGACGGGGAAGACCTGCGCCGGACTGTACGTGACGGGTACCGGCAAGGACGGGAAACCCCGCGCCGTGTATCTGTACCACGTGGTGGATAACGAGTGGTCGATGGCCGAGTACGCGTCACAAGCGGTGGTGTGGCAGACCGCGGTGAACCCCGTGATCGCGCTGGAGCTGCTGGCGAACGGAACCTGGCAGGGTACCGGCGTCCTCGGACCGGAGGCATTCGACTCCCGGCCGTTCCTGGACCTGCTGGCTGCAGACACGCCGGTCGGGTACGGGTCCCCCTGGGGGCTGGAGGAACGCTAG